The Anopheles moucheti chromosome 3, idAnoMoucSN_F20_07, whole genome shotgun sequence genome contains the following window.
ACAGATATCGCAAGCgagattttttgacgcacTAGTTCCCCCACTGACTCGTGCTGTTACTACCGTACGAGCACATGCGTGAGATTTGTGGTGGAAGGTGAGATGACTCAGTTTGCTGAACTGTTTCCCACACTCCGCACAATGGTGTTGAGCTTCATCCCGGTGGATTTGTGTATGGCGCTGGAAGGAGTTTTTGTACGCGAAGGTACGTCCGCACTGGCCACAGCAGTACTTCTTCTCCTTGGTGTGCGTCATCAGGTGATCCTGATAGTGGGACTTGAAACGAAACGTTTTCGAGCAGGTCGTACACTGATATGCGTGGTTTCCCGTGTGAAGCTTCTGGTGCGCCTTAAGGTTACACGATTGCGTGAAGGATTTGCCACACTCGTCACACTTGAATGGCCGTAATCCGATGTGCACTTTTTCGTGCTTCTTGAAAGCGAACTTCGATTTGAACGCTTTCTTACACACTGGACACTCGTAGTCGCGCTGCTCCTTGTGCAATTCCCGATGGACTGTTAGAGCACTGCCCTGGACGAACGTTTTGCAGCAAATGTCACAGCGGAACGGACGTTCACCGGTGTGGATGCGAAGATGCTGTCGTAGGTTCGATCGCAGTTTAAACGTTTTTTCGCACACCGCACATTTGTTACAATTCTGTCCCGGATGCTTCGTACCATGATGTTCGCGGAGGTGTTTTTTCATCGTAAATCGTTCGTCACAGATTTCACACGTGTAGCTTTTCGATTTGTCTTTCTTCTGCTTCCGTAAATACTCCTTCGTTTGCGGGAGTTCAACAGCATTGAGAGTTGTTAGCGAGTCAGTGTTAGCACTTGCTTGATCGTCACTCGAGTCCTCCGTGTTGCTCAAACCGATTCCTTCATCGAAACTGGACGATGAATCTTCTAACACTATGTCGTTGCTAATTGGAACATACTCGGTTGCATTTATTTCGCAGTCAAACACCGGACGACCATCATTGCCCTCCGATGATACGCTGTCTTGACGCTTGGCATGTAGGAACAGTGAATCTCTCGGGTTCTGTTAAGAAACGTGTAGGTAAATGGTATATGATGCATTTCAATCAAAAATTCTACACACATTTGCTCTGACCATTTTTCTTACCGATTTCCCCGAGGTGTTTAGGAGTAACAGATCGTCCTTCACGATGTGTTGCATCAGTTTTGCCTGCGTTGCGTTTTTCATCACAGAGGTTTCGGGTGGTGATTGAGCCTTATCCATACTATCGTCCccgttttccatttcgttgACCGAAACGGTCACATACTCCAGAGAGGAAAATTGAACTGCAGGTGTGTACTCAACCGTATGCGGAACGTACACAATGACGAGTCTGTAAGGAGAAAAAAGGACAAGAATTTAGAATAATTGTcacattaaaagaaaatacacCTTAGTTTCGCCTTGTTTATAGGAATATTCTTCTGATTTCAACGTGTATAATTGTCTTACGTTGATTTCTATTAAACCGTATCCGGATCGTCAGTCCTGCTTACAGGGTTACGCTCTGGATGGGATTTAGTACCAGTCCGATAGCGTGAAAGCCGCTTATGACAATGACATTAATGATCATATGAATAACACTGTTAGAATGATAATTACATAACTCTCAAATTTTCCTTCTAGACATGTAAAGAGGCTTTTAACAAATGCAATTTGCAACGTTTCTTCAGTACATGGTTACGATAATCGAAATGCAATTTCGAAAAGTTGATAGTATATTGCAATTATTTAATACTGCAAGATTGTTTTACTTTGCTTTTCCAAGAATTAAATAACCGTTATTATATGATTTGTATTAGTTTTATCTCTTTCGAATGGCTTCTTGCTGGACagtaataaaagaaacaagaatTAATTTCTCTCTTAACTACTCAAAAGAAGCAATCTTTTCAGAAAATACATTAAATACATAAAATACATGAATGAATAAGAATTTTAAGAAATTGGAGTAATGATATCTTCAACATCTTTGTTTTGTAGAAATAAGAATCATAGCTTTTATAAAATACTAAAATATATACTAAATACTGCTATATACTAAAATACTGCTTTTATTAAATACTTTTATAAACTACGTTTTCAAAGCAATGCATCGTAGTCTGTTCATCGTTCTTATTGAAGTTAATGCCCTTCAGTAGTGAAAAGGATAGCTTCTGATCAATATCTCTGTTAAAAtcaacaacatttttaaataatgtttaggTTGAACCATCATTCTGGAAACAAATAGAtaacaaatagcaaaaaagATCGGTTTGATGCTAAATGTTTGATGTAAATAGGAGTCTGTTAGCATTGTCATATATAAACAgaacaattcattcattcattcattcattcatatgATTGGCTTTTGTAAACATTTGGTATATGGATAGTTATAGCTTGTTCCTATCCTGTCTATCTTAGTAGCGGTCTTTCTTCTTCCAAAAAGTAAATCCTGCCTAGTTAAGGTTTTACTAGAACGCAACACGTTACTCGTACATCATGTCAGTGTCACATATTGCATCCGTTTACCGTTTATACCACATCGTCAGATAATTAACCATCCCGGAAACCGAATCTGCCGTTATTTGTGAactatttttttccacccttcaATTGATGGGGGTGACAATAATAGTTCTACACTCATTTTTCTCATTCGTTCCGAATGGTTCCGAGGAAGCATTTTTCATCTTGCTGCAGAAAATGATTTATGGCCACCAAGAGTGCCGTTTATACACGTTCTTTTGCGAATGAGACATAATTTACTGCTGTCAATATGGCATTAGACGTATGACATTGGACTTCTTGCTGGACGTGAAGCTGGAATATCGGATTCTCTACGCAAGAAACGAAACCGACCGGTATGCGTACTCCATCCTTCGGACGCTATGGGACAAGAGGGCCGCTCACCGTAGCACGAGAGACATAGCTCAATCGGTGAATTTTCGGCTTCGCCCGAGGAGGGTTGTCGCACTACGgtataatttgttttgctctcaAACATCCACTAACAAATACCAAcatgctgttgctgcaaagGTGTGAAGGGGCGATGGTTGACTAAAAAAAAGGCTGGCAAACGAAGCCagaaagcaggaaaaaaactgGTCAGAAACAAATTGTCTTTTTAACGCACTTAAGCTTCCCTTTTGTACTTTTACCGTTCGGCATGCTGAGCATCTAAGAAGTGTTGAATCGTCGGTTACTTGCCGCTACCATTTCGCGATTAATTAATCGACCTTACCATGAGTAACCGTGGTGCGAGtagacgaagaaaaaaaaagcaaaatcatCAGAGACacgcacaaaataaaacaaaacgaatcgaCCGCGGCCAACGTTAAAAATTTACgcattttcattaaaactgCTGCTCGTGAGGCGTGAGGctgtaaaaatgtaaattagaTTACATCGCAGCTCAAGAACCAAATTCCACACGCAGGGCAAAAGTCATTTCGTTCTTCACTCTTTGGATGAATGAATAAGGGAGGCATTCATGCCGGAAAGGACAACGGTACTGGGGAC
Protein-coding sequences here:
- the LOC128304130 gene encoding zinc finger protein ZFP2-like; translation: MNSLVIVYVPHTVEYTPAVQFSSLEYVTVSVNEMENGDDSMDKAQSPPETSVMKNATQAKLMQHIVKDDLLLLNTSGKSNPRDSLFLHAKRQDSVSSEGNDGRPVFDCEINATEYVPISNDIVLEDSSSSFDEGIGLSNTEDSSDDQASANTDSLTTLNAVELPQTKEYLRKQKKDKSKSYTCEICDERFTMKKHLREHHGTKHPGQNCNKCAVCEKTFKLRSNLRQHLRIHTGERPFRCDICCKTFVQGSALTVHRELHKEQRDYECPVCKKAFKSKFAFKKHEKVHIGLRPFKCDECGKSFTQSCNLKAHQKLHTGNHAYQCTTCSKTFRFKSHYQDHLMTHTKEKKYCCGQCGRTFAYKNSFQRHTQIHRDEAQHHCAECGKQFSKLSHLTFHHKSHACARTVVTARVSGGTSASKNLACDICGSVFERTDTLVAHRKELHGAEESVREKGRCRYKCVICSKSFREEKELRTHFKLHEADDCPFQCGMCGILNLNPISN